From a single Methylacidiphilum kamchatkense Kam1 genomic region:
- the rplC gene encoding 50S ribosomal protein L3, whose translation MSINGFGVMARKVGMTQLFDSKGRLCPLTVLVVEPNVVVRFNKEDNNTVRLQVGFEEVAERKVSKPLLGHYKKNGISPRRFLKEFVFESEKLWQPGQTLSVSDFEEGEKVDVIGITKGKGFQGVIRKHGFAGQPASHGSKTHRRNGAIGERSFPGRVFRNQGMPGHMGRKRVTIQNLDLFKILPEDNALLVTGSIPGARGM comes from the coding sequence ATGAGCATCAATGGATTTGGGGTAATGGCAAGGAAAGTGGGAATGACCCAACTGTTTGATTCTAAAGGTAGATTATGTCCTCTGACGGTTCTGGTTGTAGAACCAAACGTGGTGGTACGATTTAATAAAGAGGATAATAATACTGTCCGCTTGCAAGTGGGTTTTGAAGAAGTAGCAGAGAGAAAGGTAAGCAAGCCTCTTTTGGGACATTATAAGAAAAACGGGATCAGCCCTCGGAGGTTCCTAAAAGAATTTGTATTTGAGTCAGAAAAACTGTGGCAGCCTGGCCAAACACTCTCTGTAAGTGATTTCGAAGAAGGTGAAAAAGTAGACGTTATTGGAATTACTAAAGGGAAGGGATTTCAAGGAGTAATAAGAAAACATGGATTTGCAGGTCAACCTGCCTCTCATGGGTCCAAAACCCATAGGAGAAATGGGGCTATTGGGGAGAGATCCTTCCCAGGAAGAGTATTTAGAAACCAAGGGATGCCAGGCCATATGGGAAGAAAACGGGTAACCATACAAAATTTGGATCTTTTTAAAATTCTTCCTGAAGACAATGCGCTTCTGGTGACTGGGAGCATCCCTGGGGCTAGGGGGATGTAG
- the rplD gene encoding 50S ribosomal protein L4, whose translation MELLSREKAEQYGLVVPQVKERDQVLHDALCGYLANIRSGTRATKTKATVKASGKKPWRQKGTGRARAGYVSSPIWVGGGVVFGPQPRDFSKKIPKKVKQLALVKALAAKINNESVLCIDNANLAEIKTKHIFSLLDGWDGKESCLLILKSPNRNVLLSGRNIPHLDIVTAWDVNALDLMSFRKIFIEKEAINILVERVKKHHQTGNTNSQ comes from the coding sequence ATGGAATTGCTAAGTAGAGAAAAAGCAGAACAGTATGGATTGGTTGTCCCTCAGGTTAAAGAAAGGGATCAGGTGTTGCATGATGCCCTTTGTGGCTATCTTGCGAATATCCGGAGTGGCACTCGAGCTACAAAAACAAAGGCAACCGTTAAGGCTTCTGGTAAAAAACCATGGAGGCAAAAGGGAACAGGTAGAGCTAGGGCTGGATATGTTTCTTCACCAATATGGGTAGGAGGGGGAGTGGTTTTTGGGCCACAGCCAAGAGATTTTTCTAAAAAAATTCCCAAAAAGGTTAAACAATTAGCCTTAGTCAAAGCTTTGGCTGCGAAAATAAATAATGAATCTGTTCTATGCATAGATAATGCGAACCTAGCTGAGATTAAAACAAAACATATATTTTCATTACTTGATGGATGGGATGGTAAGGAGAGTTGTTTGTTGATTTTAAAATCTCCCAATAGGAATGTCTTACTTTCTGGAAGAAATATTCCTCATTTAGATATAGTTACGGCTTGGGATGTGAATGCCTTGGACTTGATGAGCTTTAGGAAAATTTTTATTGAAAAAGAAGCCATTAATATCCTTGTTGAAAGAGTTAAAAAGCATCATCAAACTGGCAATACCAATAGCCAATAA
- the rplW gene encoding 50S ribosomal protein L23: MNDPFSILRQARVTEKATMLREQNKYIFDVDPRATKIDVKRSVEKAFGKKVLKVNLYNVQSKTKWNRIGRPGKTPRIKRAIVQLYPGEKIDITV, from the coding sequence ATGAATGATCCGTTTTCTATCCTCCGACAAGCTAGAGTGACAGAAAAAGCTACAATGCTTCGTGAACAAAACAAATATATTTTTGATGTCGATCCAAGGGCAACGAAAATTGATGTTAAGAGATCGGTGGAAAAGGCTTTTGGGAAAAAAGTTCTTAAAGTTAATTTATATAATGTCCAGTCAAAGACAAAATGGAATAGAATAGGCAGGCCAGGCAAGACTCCAAGGATTAAAAGGGCAATTGTTCAGTTATATCCTGGTGAAAAAATAGACATTACAGTTTGA
- the rpsS gene encoding 30S ribosomal protein S19, giving the protein MGRSLKKGPFVDAHLLEKIEKLKGAKKPIKTWSRRSMIIPDFVGHTFLVHNGKTFQSVYVTENMVGHKLGEFAPTRTFRKHGAHTEKASVK; this is encoded by the coding sequence ATGGGTAGAAGTCTTAAAAAGGGTCCTTTTGTAGATGCGCATTTACTAGAAAAAATAGAAAAGTTAAAAGGAGCAAAAAAGCCTATTAAAACATGGTCAAGACGATCGATGATTATACCCGATTTTGTGGGGCATACCTTTTTGGTGCATAATGGAAAAACCTTTCAATCTGTCTATGTGACAGAGAATATGGTTGGTCATAAGTTGGGTGAGTTTGCTCCGACCCGCACCTTCAGAAAGCATGGTGCACATACAGAAAAGGCTTCAGTGAAATAG
- the rpsC gene encoding 30S ribosomal protein S3, with amino-acid sequence MGQKVNPILFRLPVNRQWRSIWYADKKTFPRFIWEDYQIRKFIKKRLESAAVSKIVIERAGNRVRINIHTARPGLVIGRRAAELDKIKEEIADIVEKGREVLIDVKEVKHPELEAQLVAENIALQIERRVAYRRAIKRAIQLTMDAGAMGIKVRCAGRLGGAEIARAERYHEGKVPLHSLRADIDYGFAEALTVAGKIGVKVWICRKEDIATVVV; translated from the coding sequence ATGGGCCAAAAAGTAAATCCAATTCTATTTAGGCTGCCAGTCAATAGACAATGGCGATCGATTTGGTACGCTGATAAAAAAACTTTTCCTAGATTTATTTGGGAAGACTATCAGATTAGGAAATTTATTAAAAAACGGTTAGAATCTGCTGCTGTATCGAAGATCGTTATAGAAAGAGCTGGAAACCGTGTACGGATCAATATTCATACAGCTCGGCCAGGATTGGTAATTGGGAGAAGAGCGGCTGAACTCGATAAGATCAAAGAGGAAATTGCTGATATTGTTGAAAAAGGAAGAGAAGTCTTAATTGATGTTAAAGAAGTCAAACATCCAGAACTTGAAGCCCAGCTGGTAGCTGAAAATATTGCCCTTCAGATTGAAAGAAGGGTGGCTTATCGAAGGGCAATTAAAAGGGCGATACAACTGACTATGGATGCTGGGGCCATGGGGATTAAAGTAAGATGTGCAGGAAGGTTAGGTGGCGCTGAGATTGCTAGGGCTGAGCGTTATCATGAAGGCAAAGTTCCACTTCATTCTCTCAGAGCAGATATTGATTATGGGTTTGCAGAAGCTCTGACGGTGGCTGGCAAAATTGGGGTTAAAGTATGGATTTGTAGAAAGGAAGATATAGCGACGGTAGTCGTTTAA
- the rplP gene encoding 50S ribosomal protein L16 produces MPLLPRRVKYRKSQRGSRKGNATRGTELAFGSYGMQALERAWITNTQIEAARVAIMRNVKRKGRLWIRIFPDKSVTARPPETRMGKGKGQPAFWVAVVLPGRVLFELDGLPESVAKEAMRLAAAKLPIHTRFITRERLIKV; encoded by the coding sequence ATGCCTCTATTGCCTCGAAGAGTAAAATATAGGAAAAGTCAGCGTGGCAGCCGAAAAGGGAATGCGACGCGAGGAACTGAATTGGCTTTTGGATCCTATGGAATGCAGGCTCTGGAGAGAGCCTGGATCACCAACACCCAAATAGAAGCAGCTCGTGTTGCTATCATGCGCAATGTAAAAAGGAAAGGTAGGTTATGGATTAGAATTTTTCCTGATAAATCTGTAACGGCGCGCCCCCCTGAAACTCGTATGGGTAAAGGGAAAGGCCAACCTGCATTTTGGGTAGCTGTTGTCCTGCCGGGTAGAGTACTTTTTGAATTGGATGGACTACCTGAATCAGTGGCTAAGGAGGCTATGAGGCTTGCTGCAGCAAAGCTTCCTATTCACACCCGTTTTATAACAAGGGAGAGGTTGATTAAAGTATGA
- the rpmC gene encoding 50S ribosomal protein L29, whose product MKSKNLLTELRSLGKQELLVKEQECREELFRLRMQKSTAQLEKPSRIKELKKMIARIKTISKQKFAEEGK is encoded by the coding sequence ATGAAAAGCAAAAATCTGCTCACTGAATTAAGATCGCTAGGAAAGCAGGAGCTTTTAGTTAAAGAACAGGAATGCCGGGAAGAACTTTTTCGGTTGCGAATGCAAAAATCAACGGCTCAGCTGGAAAAGCCATCACGCATCAAGGAATTGAAAAAGATGATAGCACGAATTAAGACGATATCCAAGCAAAAGTTCGCAGAAGAAGGCAAGTAA
- the rpsQ gene encoding 30S ribosomal protein S17, whose translation MEDNMELKAVANEKAVAKRKPKEKIGTVVSTKMAKTAVVLVSRHKSHPLYKKVVLVRKKFYAHDEEGIAKEGDKVRIQECRPLSRLKRWKVVEVLKS comes from the coding sequence ATGGAAGACAACATGGAACTCAAAGCTGTTGCCAATGAGAAAGCTGTAGCTAAAAGAAAACCGAAGGAGAAGATAGGCACGGTGGTGTCGACGAAAATGGCGAAAACTGCTGTAGTCCTTGTCTCTAGGCATAAGTCCCACCCTTTATATAAAAAGGTTGTTTTGGTGAGAAAAAAGTTTTATGCACATGACGAAGAGGGTATTGCCAAAGAAGGAGATAAAGTTCGGATTCAAGAGTGTCGCCCACTGAGTCGCTTGAAGAGATGGAAAGTTGTAGAGGTTTTAAAATCGTAG
- the rplN gene encoding 50S ribosomal protein L14, whose product MLQVRSWLEVADNTGAKKATMIGVIGRKTLIARVGDIITASVKDAIPNGSVKKGEVVRAVVVRTKSPIRRSDGSYLKFDNNAIVIIDKESNPKGTRIFGPVARELREKNFIKILSLAPEVV is encoded by the coding sequence ATGCTTCAGGTACGTAGTTGGTTAGAGGTCGCCGATAATACAGGAGCAAAAAAAGCGACCATGATTGGAGTTATTGGTAGAAAAACATTGATTGCCAGAGTAGGGGATATTATTACTGCTTCGGTGAAAGATGCCATTCCTAATGGATCGGTAAAAAAGGGAGAGGTTGTGAGAGCGGTGGTGGTGCGGACTAAAAGCCCGATTAGGAGAAGCGATGGCTCGTATCTTAAATTTGATAATAATGCTATCGTCATCATCGATAAAGAATCTAATCCTAAAGGAACTCGAATATTTGGTCCTGTAGCTCGAGAATTGCGCGAAAAGAATTTTATAAAAATTCTTTCCCTTGCGCCGGAGGTAGTATGA
- the rplX gene encoding 50S ribosomal protein L24: MKKRGQKKCIVPLKKFPVKRGDEVIVISGSERGKKGKVLQVLREKSKVIVEGIRMMKKALRPTQDNPQGGIIEKETPISISNVMLFSRWEERQKKKKSASTTEA; this comes from the coding sequence ATGAAGAAAAGGGGACAAAAAAAGTGCATTGTTCCATTAAAAAAATTTCCTGTAAAACGAGGCGATGAGGTCATCGTTATATCGGGCAGTGAACGTGGCAAAAAGGGGAAAGTATTGCAGGTTCTCAGGGAAAAAAGTAAAGTCATAGTGGAAGGAATTAGGATGATGAAAAAAGCATTACGACCTACCCAAGACAATCCACAAGGAGGTATTATTGAAAAAGAAACGCCCATTTCAATTTCAAACGTTATGCTTTTTTCAAGATGGGAAGAGAGACAGAAAAAAAAGAAGAGCGCTTCAACAACCGAAGCATGA
- the rplE gene encoding 50S ribosomal protein L5 has product MKSNMPTFWKAYKEIVVPHLLSLNNYKNIHEVPKIVKITINCCVGSSGDIKVALEEAVKELALITGQKPVKTRAKKSISNFKLRKGQEIGCMVTLRGARMYEFLERFVWAALPRVRDFRGLPTRSFDSQGNYTIGIKDHTIFPEVDIENIKRNLGFDLTIVTTAKTKKEAIDLLSAMGFPFIGEKNKPLVLSALSA; this is encoded by the coding sequence ATGAAAAGTAATATGCCCACCTTTTGGAAAGCGTATAAGGAAATAGTGGTTCCTCATCTGCTTTCTTTAAATAACTATAAGAACATCCATGAGGTGCCAAAAATAGTAAAAATCACCATAAATTGTTGTGTGGGTTCCTCTGGGGATATAAAAGTGGCCTTAGAGGAAGCAGTCAAGGAGCTTGCATTAATAACAGGACAGAAGCCAGTAAAGACGAGAGCGAAAAAAAGTATTTCCAATTTTAAGTTAAGGAAAGGTCAAGAGATTGGCTGTATGGTTACATTGAGGGGAGCCAGAATGTATGAGTTTTTGGAAAGATTTGTCTGGGCGGCTTTACCCAGAGTCAGGGATTTTAGAGGTCTTCCTACTCGTTCCTTTGATTCTCAAGGTAATTATACAATAGGTATAAAAGATCATACAATTTTTCCTGAAGTAGATATTGAAAACATTAAGAGGAATCTAGGATTTGATCTGACGATTGTCACCACTGCGAAGACAAAGAAAGAGGCAATCGATCTTCTTTCGGCGATGGGTTTTCCGTTCATTGGAGAAAAGAATAAACCACTTGTTTTATCTGCTTTATCTGCTTAA